The stretch of DNA GTGACGCCTCGTTCCACCTGTCAAAGGGAGGAACGTCATTGAGTGCAAATGGGTGTACAAAATCAAAAGGAAGTCTGATGGCACTATTGACAGGTACAAGGCTTGGTTGGTTGCCAAAGGCTTCAAGCAAAGGTATGGAGTTGACTATGAGGACACCTTTAGCCCTATGGTAAAAGCTGCTACTATCCGTCTAGTTCTTTCGATTGCAATTTATCGGAATTGGTGCATGCGTCAACAAGATGTAAAGAACGCGTTTttgcatggtgttctggaagaggaagtgtTTATGAGGCAGCCTCCTGGGCATGAGAGCTCGGTCTCACCACGACATGTCTGCAAACTTGATAATGCACTTTATAGCTTGAAACAAGCACCAAGAGCCTGGTACTATTGCTTGTACTCCAAACTTCGATCCCTTGGTTTTCTTGCGTCAAAGGGAGATATGGTGCTGTTCTTTTATCATCGGCATGGAGTAACTATTTTTATGctcatatatgttgatgatattattgttACAAGATCCTCATCTAAAGCAGTTACAACACTCCTTAAGGATCTGAGTATGGATTTTGCACTGAAAGACTTAGGTGCCTTGCATTTCTTTCTTGGTATTTAGGTCAAAAACATTGCAAGTGGTGTTCTTCTATCACAGGAAAAATATGTGCAAGAGATACTTCAGCGGATGAGCATGACAGGATATAAACCTGCGCCTACACCCTTAGCCACCTTCGAGAAGTTATCCCTTCATGATGGAGACATCCTTGCAACCGAAGACTCCACCAGGTATAGGAGCATCGTGGGAGCACTACAATACCTAACATTGACTCGTCCAGATATTGCATATGCTGTCAATAAGGTTTGTCAGTTTTTGCATGCTCCTACTACTGTTCATTAGACTGCTGTAAAACGGATACTTAGATATCTTCAAGGAACACAGAGTCATGGGCTTAAGCTTTGCAAGTCAGACTCCATGCTCATTAGTGCGTTTTCTGATGTAGATTGGGCAGGCTATCCTGATGATAGGAGATCCACAGGAGGTTTTGTAGTTTTCCTTGGAGGAAATCTGGTTTCATGGAGTGCTCGTAAGCAGGCTATCGTGTCTCGGTCTAGCACCGAAGCTGAGTACAAGGCCCTAGCTAATGCCACTGCTGAAGTGATCTGGGTCCAAAACACGTTGATAGAGTTGGGTATTCATCATCCCAAGGCAGCATCACTATGGTGTGACAATTTGGGTGCGACGTATTTATCTGCCAATCCTGTTTTTCATGTTAGGACAAAGCATATCGAGATAGACTATCACTTTGTTCGGGAACGGGTCGCCAACAAGCTGTTGAATGTTTGCTTTGTTCCTACTAGTGATCAAGTTGCAGATGGGTTTACTAAACCCCTTTCTTTGAGGGAGCTGGAGGCATTTCGACGCAACCTCAACTTAGATAAGTCTAAGTTGAGATTGAGGGGGAGTGTTAAACAATGTATATACGGTGTATCTATAAACCGTATACGCGTGCGTGCATGTAGTTAGTTGTAACCATAGTTGGGCTGTTGTGATTGTGTCTTATCTAGATTATGACTTGTAGATCAATCCACAGCCTAACAACCCTTGTATATCTCGCGGCCTTGTGCCTATATAAACATGCACGCGTCCCTGCTAAGAGCATACGCTTTAGCCTCATTTTCTACACCCAGACCAAGATCTCCCTACTCCTGCGTCATCGACCTCGCTGCAGAAGTCTGCGCCTCACCGTGCTCTGACTGTTGTGGTTCCACTTGGCCCAGCTAGAGAGCGCAACAAGAAGCTGTACCAGTGGGGCCAGGGGTTGCTACATCATCAGACTCGCCTCCGCTTACTCCTGCGGCATTGACGACGGGTCTTTCTACCACGACCGAGAGGACGACTACTCCCATCCGGCGCAGTGGTCGTCACATCTCATCCGCTGGATGAGAACTCTCTCTCCAAGGCAATGCGTGGAGCGTAACCTTGAGTCACCGATAGTGCATAGAGGCACCCCGCAGCCAATCCGCCGTTCTTAATTTACGCCAACACTTGAGCACCGTCAATCGCATCGACCACATGGCAGACCAAGAGCCGGAGAGGCGAAGCAAGTGTTGGGTAATCTTGTCTAGGTTTGCGTCGTAGCAGTACGTGTCCTGGGTGTAGAGTCCTAGTAGTAGTCAGATTCGGCAttgttagtactccctccgtctcaaaattcttattttaaatttgtctaaatacggatgtatcaagtcacgttttaatatacatccgtatttagacaaatctaagacaagaattttggtaAGGAGGAAGTACGTAGTCAAATTAGTATTGCAAGGATGTGGTAACCGTGTTAGCTGTCTACGTATAGGAAAAGGACTTTGCTAGTCGGTTGGTAGTTGCATATAAACCCTGCGTGAAGATTGAACCGCTGGAGTTGAGAAAAGGAGAAAATATAAAGAGAAGAACAAGTAGGCGAGTTCCAACTTCCAACAGCAAGAAGGAGCGCAGGTCGTCGCCGCCACCGGCCATGGGCTCCGACGGCCTGACTGCGTTCGCGctccgcctggccaagaagctcgCCGAGGGGGACAACACCAGGGGCAGCAACATCGCCTTCTCGCCGCTGTCCCTCTACACCACGCTCGGCCTGGTGGCCGCCGGAGCCTGCGGCAGAACTCTGGATGAGCTCCTAGCCCTGCTCGGTGCCGCGTCGGCCGACGAGCTCGCCGGGTTCGTGCACGGCCTCCCCTCCGACCCGTCCGGCTCCAGTGGGCCTGTCATCACCTACACCTACGGTGTATTTCACCAGGAACACATGGAGCTCACGCTGGACTTCCTCCACACCGCCACCGAGTCCTACAAGGCAGAGATACGCGCCGTCGACTTCGCTGAGGTAGCACTCTAACTTTTTTTCTTCATCTCTGACGTTGATCGCTGTTTCATATTGGCAATGGTACGTCATTGTTTGTTACAACGTGCATGTGTAGGATGAGGTCAGGGAGGAGACCAGGAAGGAGATCAACCAGTGGGCGGCGGCGGAGACGAACAATCTCATCTGGGAGATCCTGCCGGAGGGTTCATTGACCGACCACTCGAGGTTCGTGCTCACCAACGCCATCTACTTCAAGGGCGCGTGGGAGACCCGCTTCCCAGAGAACCTCACCGAGGACCATGAGTTCCACCGCCTAGACGGCGCCGACCCCGTCGACGTCCCCTTCATGACCCTGCCGGGAACATGCGAGCTCTTCGTCTCATACAATGAAGGCTTCAAGGTGCTCAAGCTCCCCTACAAGGCCGGTGATGATGCCATGTCGCGGTACTCGATGTGCGTCTTCCTCCCGGACGAGGACGACGGGCTGCACGCCTGTTGGAACTAATCTTGTTATTAGTATTAAGCATTTAAGATTAGGTCATGTTTAATTTGTTGCATTGTGTAATAGCCACATAGAGATGCATTAGTCAGCGAAGTACAAAGAAAATTACATGCTCGGCAACATGGCGTAGCGGCCGGATCAGCAGCACAGAGATAGAGCGAGTGCACGCGAACAGATCGGCAAGCCAGAAGATGAGTGGCCGTAGTCATGTACGTGTGTACTAGGTGACCAAGTGATCAGTGCATGTGAAGAGATGTGACCTGCATGCACATGTATTAGTGTGGTCAAGTGTTTGTTAGTGACAGACTACATCCATGGAGGTGAACGGCCGAGCTGTGTGGCCGTTGCGCGACGTTCGGCTAGTTAGTGCTGAACGTGCATGCATGAAGGTAGGTAGTGTGGAGTCAAAAACGGATCAAGCCATTTGTGTGTGGCTTGGccggtgtgtgcatgcatgtagTGGGTTAGTTGGATTAGTGGGGTTAGCAGCCGAGTGTGGCGGCTGACCCGTGCGTGCGTGGGTCTCTTGTACTGGTATTTAAGATGATGAGATGAGTTGTAGAGAAGAAACAGAGAAAAGGCACAAGTGTGTGCGGTGCCGCAAAACTCCCTGTGTGCTCTTCTTCCACCTCAAGCTTTTGTGTGTGTCcttttttcttccttctcaggcTGTGCCAACAACGCCATGGTCAGCACTCTTGCGGATATGGGTGGCTCCCTGCTTGACCACGTGCCGAAGCTCCGAAGCAGAGTGAGGGAGCTTATGCTGCCCAAGTTCAAGCTGTCATTCTTTTGTCGTCTCGCCCAAGTCCTTCGAGGCCTAGGGCTTCGGGAGGCGTTCACCGAGGAGGCCGCCGACCTGTCTGGCATCATGGACAAGAGCGTCTGTGACGTGCGCTTGGACGAGGTGTTCCACAAGGCCGTCGTCGAGGTGAATGAGGAGGGCACCGTGGCGGCTGCCTGCGCCGCCGTCATCGGCCGCAAGAAGAAATGTGCAATGAGGTTGGAGTTCATCGCCGACCACCCTTTTGCGTTTTATATCGTGGAGGAGGTCTCAGGGGCCGTGGTCTTTGCCGGTCATGTACTGGACCCATCTAGCTCACCGTAATAATCAGCTGTAGTAGtaatcttctatatctaaatagttAGCCCCCACTACcctatttctctcaacatgcaagcatgacATCTCATCAAGCAACATGCATTAAAAAAGACTCACTTCAACATTCAATGAGCCATAGAAAAATATTCACTTCAACATGCAAACATGCATGATATATTTAATAAATATTTTACAAAAATACTATAATCAAACACAAATAACAATATGTATTTTTAGTTTTAGCTCACATATTATTTCTCCGAATATTCTTATTTCCATAAATTATTAATATCTTAGAAATCTATTGCAAAATATTCCCACAACAACGTGCGGGGCATCGTCTAGTTTTATTAGAGCTCATACTAGTAGTTAATTAATATTCTGCCTCGAACAACTATAGATAATGTTGGAAACGAATATTTTGGCAATGCAACTCGATGTATTGATCGGTGCATAGCGCACGTATATATGGAGTACAAGGTGGGCcacaacctcaactatacaaTGACTAGGAGGTGGGCCGGACTATACAATATACATGCATAAACCATATATTCAACNNNNNNNNNNNNNNNNNNNNNNNNNNNNNNNNNNNNNNNNNNNNNNNNNNNNNNNNNNNNNNNNNNNNNNNNNNNNNNNNNNNNNNNNNNNNNNNNNNNNNNNNNNNNNNNNNNNNNNNNNNNNNNNNNNNNNNNNNNNNNNNNNNNNNNNNNNNNNNNNNNNNNNNNNNNNNNNNNNNNNNNNNNNNNNNNNNNNNNNNNNNNNNNNNNNNNNNNNNNNNNNNNNNNNNNNNNNNNNNNNNNNNNNNNNNNNNNNNNNNNNNNNNNNNNNNNNNNNNNNNNNNNNNNNNNNNNNNNNNNNNNNNNNNNNNNNNNNNNNNNNNNNNNNNNNNNNNNNNNNNNNNNNNNNNNNNNNNNNNNNNNNNNNNNNNNNNNNNNNNNNNNNNNNNNNNNNNNNNNNNNNNNNNNNNNNNNNNNNNNNNNNNNNNNNNNNNNNNNNNNNNNNNNNNNNNNNNNNNNNNNNNNNNNNNNNNNNNNNNNNNNNNNNNNNNNNNNNNNNNNNNNNNNNNNNNNNNNNNNNNNNNNNNNNNNNNNNNNNNNNNNNNNNNNNNNNNNNNNNNNNNNNNNNNNNNNNNNNNNNNNNNNNNNNNNNNNNNNNNNNNNNNNNNNNNNNNNNNNNNNNNNNNNNNNNNNNNNNNNNNNNNNNNNNNNNNNNNNNNNNNNNNNNNNNNNNNNNNNNNNNNNNNNNNNNNNNNNNNNNNNNNNNNNNNNNNNNNNNNNNNNNNNNNNNNNNNNNNNNNNNNNNNNNNNNNNNNNNNNNNNNNNNNNNNNNNNNNNNNNNNNNNNNNNNNNNNNNNNNNNNNNNNNNNNNNNNNNNNNNNNNNNNNNNNNNNNNNNNNNNNNNNNNNNNNNNNNNNNNNNNNNNNNNNNNNNNNNNNNNNNNNNNNNNNNNNNNNNNNNNNNNNNNNNNNNNNNNNNNNNNNNNNNNNNNNNNNNNNNNNNNNNNNNNNNNNNNNNNNNNNNNNNNNNNNNNNNNNNNNNNNNNNNNNNNNNNNNNNNNATCAGAGCTTGCTTCCACCTCCTTGTCTTCTTGTTCCTCCTTCGAGAACAATCCACAGGGATCTAAATTCCCATAGATGTTTCGATTAGCAAGATAATGTGACACATAGCACTCCCTATTGGAATCCTGAGACGACATATTTTCATATCTGCCAGAAGAATAGGAAGAAACAATAACAGAAGATTTCTCCGTGATGCGGTGGTCATAACAATCCGGGGACTATATATAGAATTTTTATCTTGCAAAACAAGTAATCCAAGAGAAAACGGAGTCGGGAAGTCTCACCTAGGGCCCACACGGTACCAGGGCATGCCCCCGGGGGGTGCGCCTTGGTGCCATGTGGGCACCAGGTGGGTCCCCTCGGCTGTTCTTATTTTGCTATTTTTGTAAATATTTCAAAACTGGCAGAAAGTATTTTTGCGGaatttttggagtcggtttacttaccgaaTCTTACATACCTATTCATTTTTCAATATTCTGGACTGTTCCGGAAGAACTCCTTGATATACTCCTCTGACGTACCTGAGATGGGTGTACCTGAGATGTAGTGCTTAATTCTTTGTccattcaccaccttcgggttagtacccaTGGAATTATTAATCTTAATGGCTCGAGAtcaaacctcctcgatgacatatggtccttcccatttggGGAGAAGTTTGCTTGCAaaaaatctaagacaagaattatACAATAAAACATATTCACCCACTTTGAGATCTCGTTTTTAAATCCTCCTATCATGTCATCTTTttactttttctttgaataacttGGCATTGTCATAGGCATGGGTCgcccattcatcaagtgagctaatatcaaataacctcttttcacctgCAAGCTTGAAATCATAGTTAAGTTCCTTGACTGCCCAAAGAAGCTTTGTGTTCCAATTCAAGAGGTAAATGACAAGCCTTaacataaaccattttataaggagacatacccatatgattcttataagcagttctataagcccacaaagcatcatctaatttcttagaccaattctttctagatctattgacagTCTTCTTCAAAATCAATTTTATTTCCCTGTTGCTCAACTCAAcctgaccactagactgaggatgatagggagatgcaattctatcattaacatcatacttagcaagcaacttacgaaaagcaccatgaataaagtgtgaaccaccatcagtcatcaagtatctagggactccaaactttgggaaaataacttccttgaGCATTTTGATAGAAGTGTTgtgatcatcactactagtttggacagcttctacccacttagtaacataatcaacaacaactaaaatatgtgtgtacccGTTGGACTTAGGAAAaagtcccatataatcaaaaaCCCATACATCAAATGgatcaataacaagtgaataattcataagCATTTCCTGTCATCTAATGATATTACTAatcctttgacattcatcacaagataagacaaaattacgagcatccttgaagagcgTAGGCCattaaaaaccagattgcaataccttgtgtgcagttctgtctcctgggtggtgtcctccataagcttctaAGTGACACTTCCAAAGAATTTGTTCCAattcatgctcaggtatacaATGTCTAACAATACCATATACTActtctttataaatatgtgggtcatcccaaaaatAGTGTCTCAAATCATAAAGTATTTTTCCCTTTGTTGGTAAGTAAAACTAGTAAGTTTAAATTTTGCAACAATGTAATTTTCATAGTCTGTgtaccaaggagtactatgagaaacatttatAGCAGCTagttgctcatcaggaaaactatcattaataggttgtgggtcatcaatcaCATTTTCCAATCTAGACAAGTTACCgcttatcagctacggggttttCAGTAATATGAAGATCAAATTCTTGCAATAAAAGAACCCACCTGATAAGTCTAGGCTTAGCATCCTTCTTTTTCATAAGGTACTTGATAGCAGCATGATGAATATGAATAGTAACTTTAGAGTCAACTATATAAGATCTATACTTATCACATCCAAGCACAACTGCTATAAACtcctttttagtagtagcataattaaTTTGGGCGTTGTCCAAATTTTTACTAGCATGATGAATAACATTCAACTTATTATCAACTCTCTATCCTACAACatcaccaacaacataatcactagcatgaCACATAATCTCAAAAGgcaaattccaatcaggtggctgaacaataggtgtagaaattAAGACTTACTTAAgagtttcaaaggcttctacacaatcatcatcaaagacaaaaggaacatctttttgtaaaagatttgtaagaggcctagacattttagagaagtctttaatgaacctcttgtagaaaccagcatgaccaagaaaacttcttcttatacctttgatatccttaggacatggcattttctcaatagCATCCACCTTAGccttatcaacttcaatacctctttcggaGATTTTATGACCCAAGGCAATAtcctcattaaccataaagtggcacttctcccagttcaaaacaagattagtttgttcacatctctgcaaaactcgatcaaggtagctcaagcaatcatcaaaagaagttccgtaaacgaaaaaatcatccatgaaaacctcaacgatcttttcacaaaagtcagagaagatagcagtcatacatctttgaaaagtagctggtgcattgcataaaccaaaaggaatacgtctataagcaaaggttccaaaaggacaagtaaaggtggttttctcttgatcagATTGTGCAACAagtatttgagaaaaaccagaatatccatctaGAAAACAAAAGTGTGTGTTCATAGACAACcattctagcatttgatcaataaaaggcaaaggatAATGATATTtcctagtagctttatttaactTTCTAAAATCTATCACCATCCAATAACTATTTACTAtcctttgtggaataagttcattcttataaTTTGGGACAACAGTAATGCACCCATTCTTAGGAACACAATAAACTAGagttacccatctactatcaattatgggatagattatacccgcttagagaagctttaatatttcagttcttcacaCCTCTTTCATCGTTGGGTTCAATTgatgttggtgatcaacaacaggtttagcatctggctccatattaatcttgtgctgacatagagtgagACTAATGCccaagatcatcaagagtatatccaataggaGCACGATGCTTCCTCAAAAAATTTAGCACTCTAttttcttcatgttctgaaaggttagcactgataataataggatatatcttcttttcatcaagataagcatatttcaaagtatcaGGCAATTGCTTCAATTTGAACATAGGGTCACGcttgggtggaggaggacctccaagagtttcaacaggcaaattatgCTTAAGAATAGGATGTTGATCAAAGAAAATCTTATATATTTCACTCCTTTCATTCATATGCATATCGTTCTCATGATCAAGCAattattgttctaaaggatcagtaggaggaaCAACAATGGAAGCAAGACCAACAATTTCATATTTTCTAGGC from Triticum urartu cultivar G1812 chromosome 3, Tu2.1, whole genome shotgun sequence encodes:
- the LOC125547292 gene encoding serpin-Z2A-like, producing the protein MELTLDFLHTATESYKAEIRAVDFAEDEVREETRKEINQWAAAETNNLIWEILPEGSLTDHSRFVLTNAIYFKGAWETRFPENLTEDHEFHRLDGADPVDVPFMTLPGTCELFVSYNEGFKVLKLPYKAGDDAMSRYSMCVFLPDEDDGLHACCANNAMVSTLADMGGSLLDHVPKLRSRVRELMLPKFKLSFFCRLAQVLRGLGLREAFTEEAADLSGIMDKSVCDVRLDEVFHKAVVEVNEEGTVAAACAAVIGRKKKCAMRLEFIADHPFAFYIVEEVSGAVVFAGHVLDPSSSP